In one window of Microbacterium sp. PM5 DNA:
- the hisG gene encoding ATP phosphoribosyltransferase, with protein sequence MLRIAVPNKGSLADTAAEMLAEAGYTGRRDPKDLHVIDPVNEVEFFYLRPKDIATYVGSGALDVGITGRDLLLDARMPGAREIEKLGFGGSTFRFAGPPGRFTQVSDLEGLRVATAYPGLVDGFLDEQGVAVDLVPLDGAVESAVQLGVADAVADVVSTGTTLRQAGLEIFGPVLLESEAVLIGAPSEAEGTETLLRRLRGVMVARRYVLIDYDLPASLVDEAVAIAPGIESPTISPLRDPEWVAVRVMSPRKTVNQVMDALYAIGARAILVTAIHNARL encoded by the coding sequence ATGCTGCGCATCGCTGTGCCGAACAAGGGGTCGCTCGCCGACACCGCCGCCGAGATGCTCGCGGAAGCCGGATACACCGGACGCCGCGACCCCAAGGACCTCCACGTCATCGACCCCGTCAACGAGGTCGAGTTCTTCTACCTGCGCCCGAAGGACATCGCGACCTATGTCGGTTCCGGCGCACTGGACGTCGGCATCACCGGCCGCGACCTGCTGCTGGACGCACGGATGCCGGGTGCCCGCGAGATCGAGAAGCTGGGCTTCGGCGGCTCGACCTTCCGTTTCGCCGGCCCTCCCGGGCGCTTCACGCAGGTGAGCGACCTCGAGGGTCTGCGGGTCGCGACGGCGTACCCGGGGCTGGTCGACGGCTTCCTCGACGAGCAGGGAGTCGCGGTCGACCTGGTGCCGTTGGACGGCGCGGTCGAGTCGGCGGTGCAGCTGGGCGTCGCCGATGCCGTCGCCGACGTAGTCTCGACGGGAACGACGCTGCGCCAAGCCGGGTTGGAGATCTTCGGCCCCGTGCTGCTGGAGTCGGAGGCCGTGCTGATCGGAGCCCCGTCCGAGGCCGAGGGCACCGAGACGCTCCTGCGGCGCCTGCGGGGCGTGATGGTGGCCCGACGCTACGTCCTGATCGACTACGACCTCCCGGCGTCGCTGGTCGACGAGGCGGTCGCGATCGCTCCCGGTATCGAGTCGCCCACGATTTCGCCGCTTCGCGATCCCGAATGGGTCGCCGTGCGGGTGATGAGCCCCCGCAAGACGGTCAACCAGGTGATGGACGCGCTGTACGCGATCGGCGCGCGCGCGATCCTGGTGACCGCGATCCACAACGCGAGGCTCTGA
- the rpe gene encoding ribulose-phosphate 3-epimerase encodes MARINPSILAADFVNMQAELARIATADFVHVDVMDNHFVPNLTFGPQMVERIQATSPVPLDVHLMISDADRWAPGYAELGAASVTFHLEAATDPVTLARRIRAIGSRAGVAVKPATPVEGLYDVLDEFDQILVMTVEPGFGGQSFMADQMPKLARLHEEARRRGSQVWLQVDGGISESTIAQAAEAGADTFVAGSAVFGADEPDRAIAALRSLATEHHRH; translated from the coding sequence GTGGCACGAATCAACCCCAGCATCCTGGCCGCCGACTTCGTCAACATGCAGGCGGAGTTGGCGCGCATCGCGACCGCCGACTTCGTGCATGTGGACGTCATGGACAATCACTTCGTGCCGAACCTGACGTTCGGTCCGCAGATGGTCGAGCGCATCCAGGCGACGAGCCCCGTGCCGCTGGACGTCCACCTCATGATCTCGGATGCCGACCGGTGGGCGCCCGGGTACGCCGAGCTTGGCGCGGCATCCGTCACCTTCCATCTCGAAGCGGCGACCGACCCGGTGACTCTGGCCCGCAGGATCCGCGCGATCGGGTCGCGAGCCGGCGTCGCCGTCAAACCCGCGACACCGGTCGAAGGCCTGTACGACGTGCTCGACGAGTTCGACCAGATCCTCGTGATGACCGTCGAGCCGGGCTTCGGCGGCCAGTCCTTCATGGCCGATCAGATGCCCAAGCTCGCCCGTCTGCATGAGGAGGCCCGCCGGCGCGGTTCGCAGGTGTGGTTGCAGGTCGACGGCGGCATCTCCGAGTCGACGATCGCCCAGGCTGCCGAGGCCGGCGCCGATACCTTCGTCGCAGGATCCGCGGTCTTCGGCGCCGACGAGCCCGACCGGGCCATCGCCGCGCTGCGGAGCCTCGCCACCGAGCATCACCGCCACTGA
- the trpC gene encoding indole-3-glycerol phosphate synthase TrpC, with amino-acid sequence MLDGLTAGAVEDARSREDARPLRDVERDALAQPPALDARAALAPAERVKIIAEVKRASPSRGDLAAIPDPALQASLYEKGGASAISVLTEQRKFKGSLADLEAVKQRVALPVLRKDFIATPYQVLEARASGADLVLLIVAALEQPLLRQLHELVLQLGMTPLVETHSREELDRAGDLGATLIGVNARNLSTFELDRDLFGSLAEHFPADAIKIAESAVLAPADVAHYRADGADVVLVGEALVTNDPVTTLHAFLEAGS; translated from the coding sequence ATGCTCGATGGCCTGACGGCCGGCGCGGTGGAGGATGCCCGGTCGCGGGAGGACGCACGTCCGCTCCGCGACGTCGAGCGCGACGCTCTCGCGCAGCCGCCCGCTCTCGATGCCCGCGCCGCTCTCGCACCCGCCGAGCGCGTGAAGATCATCGCGGAGGTCAAACGCGCCAGTCCCTCACGCGGCGACCTCGCGGCGATCCCCGACCCGGCCCTGCAGGCGTCGCTGTACGAGAAGGGCGGCGCCTCGGCGATCTCGGTGCTCACCGAGCAGCGGAAGTTCAAGGGTTCCCTTGCCGACCTCGAGGCCGTCAAGCAGCGAGTCGCGCTGCCGGTGCTGCGCAAAGACTTCATCGCGACGCCCTACCAGGTTCTGGAGGCGCGGGCTTCCGGGGCCGACCTGGTGCTGCTGATCGTCGCCGCGCTCGAACAGCCCCTGCTGCGGCAGCTGCACGAGCTGGTCCTGCAGCTGGGCATGACGCCTCTCGTCGAGACGCACTCACGCGAGGAGCTGGACCGCGCCGGCGACCTCGGCGCCACGCTCATCGGCGTCAACGCCCGCAACCTCTCCACGTTCGAGCTGGACCGCGACCTGTTCGGCTCGCTCGCGGAGCATTTCCCCGCGGACGCGATCAAGATCGCCGAGTCGGCGGTGCTTGCGCCCGCCGACGTCGCGCACTATCGGGCCGACGGCGCCGATGTCGTGCTCGTCGGCGAAGCGCTCGTCACCAACGACCCCGTGACCACCCTGCACGCTTTCCTGGAGGCCGGATCATGA
- the trpB gene encoding tryptophan synthase subunit beta, with the protein MSLRDQHGPFFGDFGGRYMPESLIAAIDELTAEYEAAKADPAFAAEFESLLHSYAGRPSALTEVPRFAEHAGGARIFLKREDLNHTGSHKINNVIGQALLTKRLGKKRVIAETGAGQHGVATATAAALFGFECTVYMGEVDTERQALNVARMRLLGAEVVPVTTGSRTLKDAINEAYRDWVASVETTNYIFGTAAGPHPFPAMVRDFQKIISEEARAQLLAETGRLPDAVVACVGGGSNAIGMFDAFLDDETVKLYGVEAAGDGVDTPKHAASIERGRPGILHGAKTFVLQDEDGQTVESHSISAGLDYPGVGPEHAWLADIGRAQYIPATDAEAMDALRLLSQTEGIIPAIESAHALAGALRLGRELGPDALIAVSLSGRGDKDMDTAARWFGLYDEGATS; encoded by the coding sequence ATGAGCCTGCGCGACCAGCACGGACCCTTCTTCGGCGACTTCGGGGGGCGGTACATGCCCGAGTCGCTCATCGCCGCCATCGACGAGCTGACGGCAGAGTACGAGGCGGCCAAGGCCGACCCTGCCTTCGCCGCCGAATTCGAAAGCCTGCTGCACTCCTATGCGGGCCGGCCGTCGGCTCTCACCGAAGTGCCCCGCTTCGCCGAGCATGCCGGAGGCGCGCGCATCTTCTTGAAGCGCGAGGATCTGAACCACACCGGCTCGCACAAGATCAACAACGTCATCGGTCAGGCGCTGCTGACGAAGCGACTCGGCAAGAAGCGCGTGATCGCCGAGACCGGCGCCGGTCAGCACGGCGTCGCAACCGCGACCGCAGCGGCCCTGTTCGGTTTCGAATGCACCGTCTACATGGGCGAGGTGGACACCGAGCGCCAAGCGCTCAACGTCGCCCGCATGCGGCTGCTGGGCGCGGAGGTCGTGCCCGTCACGACGGGATCGCGCACCCTGAAGGACGCGATCAACGAGGCGTACCGCGACTGGGTCGCGTCCGTCGAGACGACGAACTACATCTTCGGCACGGCCGCAGGCCCGCACCCCTTCCCGGCGATGGTGCGCGACTTCCAGAAGATCATCTCCGAGGAAGCCCGCGCGCAGCTGCTCGCCGAGACGGGACGCCTGCCCGACGCGGTCGTCGCCTGCGTCGGCGGCGGCTCGAACGCGATCGGCATGTTCGACGCGTTCCTCGACGACGAGACGGTCAAGCTCTACGGCGTCGAGGCGGCCGGCGACGGTGTCGACACGCCCAAGCACGCGGCGTCCATCGAGCGCGGGCGCCCCGGCATCCTCCACGGGGCCAAGACGTTCGTCCTGCAGGACGAGGACGGCCAGACCGTCGAGTCCCACTCGATCTCCGCCGGACTGGACTATCCCGGTGTCGGTCCCGAGCACGCCTGGCTCGCCGACATCGGCCGCGCCCAGTACATTCCGGCGACGGATGCCGAGGCGATGGACGCGCTGCGCCTGCTGTCGCAGACGGAGGGCATCATCCCGGCGATCGAGTCCGCACACGCGCTGGCCGGCGCCCTGCGGTTGGGCCGCGAGCTCGGACCCGACGCCCTCATCGCCGTCAGCCTGTCGGGACGCGGCGACAAGGACATGGACACGGCTGCGCGCTGGTTCGGCCTCTACGACGAGGGGGCAACGTCATGA
- the trpA gene encoding tryptophan synthase subunit alpha: MTSRVAAAIDAAKAEGRGAFVGYLPLGYPDLQTSIDAAVALAENGADILELGPPYSDPVMDGLVIQEATQAALAAGFRLRDTFTAVRAIADRVDVPILVMTYWNPVLQYGVDRFADDLVAAGGAGLITPDITPDAAPDWIAASERTGLDRVFLAAPTSTDERLRMIAAASTGFVYTVSTMGITGERAELDAAARTLVARLRTFGVDHACVGIGISTPEQVSGVLEYADGAIVGTALVRALRDGGVEALAAETRALTAGAGR, encoded by the coding sequence ATGACCTCTCGCGTGGCCGCCGCCATCGATGCGGCGAAGGCGGAGGGGCGCGGCGCGTTCGTCGGCTACCTGCCGCTCGGCTATCCCGACCTGCAGACGAGCATCGATGCGGCCGTGGCGCTGGCGGAGAACGGCGCCGACATCCTCGAGCTCGGCCCGCCCTACTCCGACCCCGTCATGGACGGCCTCGTGATCCAGGAGGCCACGCAGGCCGCGCTCGCGGCAGGTTTCCGGCTTCGCGACACCTTCACCGCCGTGCGTGCGATCGCCGACCGGGTGGATGTTCCCATCCTCGTCATGACGTACTGGAACCCCGTGCTGCAGTACGGCGTGGACCGGTTCGCCGACGATCTCGTCGCCGCGGGCGGTGCGGGACTCATCACTCCCGACATCACACCCGACGCCGCCCCGGACTGGATCGCCGCCTCCGAGCGCACCGGGCTCGATCGGGTCTTCCTGGCGGCGCCGACCTCTACCGACGAGCGTCTGCGGATGATCGCCGCGGCGTCGACCGGCTTCGTCTATACGGTGTCGACGATGGGTATCACGGGCGAACGCGCCGAGCTGGATGCCGCGGCGCGCACGCTCGTGGCGCGACTGCGCACCTTCGGTGTCGACCACGCCTGCGTCGGCATCGGCATCTCCACGCCCGAGCAGGTCAGCGGCGTCCTGGAGTACGCGGACGGCGCGATCGTGGGAACGGCCCTCGTCCGGGCGCTGCGCGACGGGGGCGTGGAGGCCCTCGCCGCAGAGACCCGCGCCCTGACGGCGGGCGCCGGGCGCTGA
- the lgt gene encoding prolipoprotein diacylglyceryl transferase codes for MLSSASVVASIPSPPISSFQIGPLTIHFYALCILAGIVVAAFMTNHRLTKRGAESWVVIDICLLAVPLAIIGARAFHVVTHWGFYFEQGREWWNPFVRDAIWNVWDGGIAIFGALIGGAIGAWLGCKWTGIRFWTFADALAPGLLLAQALGRFGNWFNQELYGLPTDLPWGLQIDYPNPAWPVGLPAGTLFHPTFLYEVIWNTMGVIVLLWAGHRFRLQWGRLFAFYLVWYSAGRIVWESIRIDPSEVFFGLRTNVWAAIFGVLVGIVIFAVQTRRHPGFEPSPYMRGRERGGAVQSQNTDEFVDVSAPPTAESIADAATSTVTSK; via the coding sequence GTGCTTTCCTCCGCCTCCGTCGTCGCCAGCATCCCGAGCCCGCCGATCAGTTCCTTCCAAATCGGCCCGCTGACGATCCACTTCTACGCCCTGTGCATCCTCGCGGGCATCGTCGTCGCGGCTTTCATGACCAACCACCGTCTCACCAAGCGTGGCGCGGAATCGTGGGTCGTCATCGACATCTGCCTGCTCGCCGTGCCCCTGGCGATCATCGGCGCACGCGCCTTCCACGTCGTGACCCACTGGGGGTTCTACTTCGAGCAGGGACGCGAGTGGTGGAACCCGTTCGTGCGCGATGCGATCTGGAACGTGTGGGACGGCGGCATCGCGATCTTCGGCGCGCTCATCGGCGGCGCGATCGGCGCGTGGCTCGGCTGCAAGTGGACCGGCATCCGGTTCTGGACCTTCGCCGATGCGCTCGCTCCGGGCCTGCTGCTCGCGCAGGCGCTGGGCCGCTTCGGAAACTGGTTCAACCAGGAGCTGTACGGGCTTCCCACCGATCTGCCCTGGGGCCTGCAGATCGACTACCCGAACCCGGCCTGGCCGGTCGGCCTGCCTGCCGGAACGCTCTTCCACCCCACTTTCCTTTACGAGGTGATCTGGAACACGATGGGCGTGATCGTGCTGCTGTGGGCCGGTCACCGCTTCCGCCTGCAGTGGGGTCGCCTGTTCGCGTTCTACCTCGTCTGGTACAGCGCCGGTCGCATCGTGTGGGAGAGCATCCGCATCGACCCGAGCGAAGTGTTCTTCGGTCTGCGCACCAACGTCTGGGCGGCGATCTTCGGCGTGCTGGTGGGAATCGTCATCTTCGCCGTGCAGACCCGCCGCCACCCGGGCTTCGAGCCGTCGCCGTACATGCGCGGTCGTGAGCGGGGCGGGGCTGTACAATCGCAGAACACCGATGAATTCGTGGACGTCAGCGCACCCCCGACAGCCGAATCCATCGCGGACGCAGCCACAAGCACTGTCACGTCGAAGTAG
- a CDS encoding phosphoribosyl-ATP diphosphatase yields MKTFDALFAELTTTAETRPEGSGTVAQLDRGVHAIGKKIVEEAAEVWMAAEYQSDDETAEEISQLLYHLQVLMLAKGLTLQDVYRHL; encoded by the coding sequence GTGAAGACGTTCGACGCCCTGTTCGCGGAGCTGACGACGACCGCCGAGACCCGTCCCGAAGGCTCCGGCACGGTCGCGCAGCTCGATCGCGGCGTGCACGCCATCGGCAAGAAGATCGTCGAAGAGGCCGCGGAAGTCTGGATGGCCGCGGAGTACCAGTCCGACGACGAGACCGCCGAAGAGATCTCGCAGCTGCTGTACCACCTTCAGGTGCTGATGCTCGCCAAGGGCCTCACGCTGCAGGACGTCTACCGACATCTCTGA
- the hisF gene encoding imidazole glycerol phosphate synthase subunit HisF → MSLARRVIPCLDVAAGRVVKGVNFENLRDMGDPVELAALYFAQGADELTFLDVTATVDDRSTTYDVVRRTAEEVFIPLTVGGGVRSADDVARLLAVGADKVGVNSAAIARPELLGEIADRFGAQVLVLSLDVKRAPGTRSGFVVTTHGGRTATSLDALEWAREAIDRGAGELLVNSIDADGTKDGFDLELVGLMRELSSVPVIASGGAGTVDHFAPAVHAGADAVLAASVFHSGQLTIGDVKDALTADGIEVRR, encoded by the coding sequence ATGTCGCTCGCACGACGGGTCATCCCCTGTCTGGACGTGGCCGCCGGCCGCGTCGTCAAGGGCGTGAACTTCGAGAACCTGCGCGACATGGGCGATCCGGTGGAGCTGGCCGCCCTGTACTTCGCTCAGGGTGCCGACGAGCTGACCTTCCTCGACGTGACCGCGACGGTGGACGACCGATCGACGACCTACGACGTCGTGCGCCGCACCGCCGAGGAGGTCTTCATCCCCTTGACCGTCGGCGGCGGCGTGCGCAGCGCCGACGACGTGGCCCGCCTGCTCGCGGTCGGCGCCGACAAGGTCGGCGTCAACTCCGCCGCCATCGCACGCCCCGAGCTGCTCGGCGAGATCGCCGATCGCTTCGGTGCGCAGGTGCTGGTGCTGTCGCTCGACGTGAAACGCGCGCCGGGCACCCGCTCCGGTTTCGTCGTCACGACCCACGGCGGTCGGACCGCGACCAGCCTCGACGCGCTCGAGTGGGCACGAGAGGCGATCGACCGGGGAGCGGGGGAGCTGCTGGTCAACTCGATCGACGCCGACGGCACCAAGGACGGGTTCGACCTCGAGCTCGTCGGCCTCATGCGCGAGCTGTCCTCCGTGCCCGTCATCGCCTCCGGCGGTGCCGGGACTGTCGACCACTTCGCCCCGGCCGTGCACGCGGGCGCCGACGCGGTCCTCGCGGCATCCGTCTTCCACTCCGGGCAGCTGACCATCGGCGACGTCAAGGACGCGCTGACGGCGGACGGGATCGAGGTGCGCCGATGA
- a CDS encoding DUF6704 family protein, translating into MSNSIDDPGHGHSPAAWTAVVIMLLAVTLGTVFYWFDMPALVWASAGLLVVGALVGWGMAKAGYGAKGPKYAPKQH; encoded by the coding sequence ATGAGCAACAGCATCGACGACCCCGGCCACGGACACTCGCCCGCCGCCTGGACGGCTGTGGTCATCATGCTGCTGGCCGTCACGCTCGGCACGGTCTTCTACTGGTTCGACATGCCGGCGCTCGTCTGGGCCTCCGCCGGGCTGCTCGTCGTGGGCGCGCTCGTCGGCTGGGGCATGGCGAAGGCCGGCTACGGCGCCAAGGGTCCGAAGTACGCCCCGAAGCAGCACTGA
- a CDS encoding Trp biosynthesis-associated membrane protein, with amino-acid sequence MTARARSYAVLSIIAGGALAIISSTQTWLDVALDAGATASLTVAGAKGFTLLAPLSLAALALGLALTVVGRVLRYAFGAVAVIIGGTLLIGAGRIAIEHPVDAVSAAVTTATGLSGTDAIDGLVASITSTPWPWLTVVAGALVAVGGVLTLATSHRWRGSGRRYRTDNPSPSAAGSATGAAASRPHDAIDSWDDLSHGDDPTAR; translated from the coding sequence GTGACGGCACGCGCACGCAGTTACGCGGTCCTCTCGATCATCGCCGGCGGCGCCCTCGCGATCATCTCGTCGACCCAGACGTGGCTGGACGTCGCCTTGGATGCCGGTGCCACCGCATCCCTGACCGTCGCCGGCGCGAAGGGGTTCACCCTGCTCGCTCCGCTCAGCCTGGCGGCGCTCGCGCTGGGCCTCGCCCTCACGGTGGTCGGACGCGTGCTGCGTTACGCGTTCGGGGCGGTTGCGGTCATCATCGGCGGCACGCTGCTGATCGGTGCGGGACGCATCGCGATCGAACACCCCGTGGATGCCGTCTCGGCCGCGGTGACGACGGCCACCGGCCTGTCGGGAACGGACGCGATCGACGGGCTGGTCGCCTCGATCACGTCGACGCCCTGGCCGTGGCTCACGGTGGTCGCGGGCGCACTGGTCGCCGTGGGCGGCGTCCTGACGCTCGCCACGTCGCACCGCTGGCGCGGCAGTGGACGCCGGTATCGCACCGACAACCCGAGCCCGTCGGCGGCGGGATCGGCCACGGGTGCGGCCGCGTCGCGCCCGCACGACGCGATCGACTCCTGGGACGACCTGTCGCACGGCGACGATCCCACCGCCCGCTAG
- the hisI gene encoding phosphoribosyl-AMP cyclohydrolase, whose translation MSAVDDARIDRVRFNADGLVPAIIQQHDTGDVLMLGWMDAEALRRTLTEGRVTFWSRSRQEYWRKGDTSGHAQYVRGARLDCDGDTLLIAVEQIGAACHTGDHTCFDADDLSPVVAFAPLDHGGDPS comes from the coding sequence ATGAGCGCCGTCGACGACGCTCGCATCGACCGCGTCCGCTTCAACGCGGACGGGCTCGTCCCAGCGATCATCCAGCAGCACGACACGGGCGACGTGCTCATGCTGGGCTGGATGGACGCCGAAGCCCTCCGCCGCACGCTCACCGAGGGACGGGTGACGTTCTGGTCGCGCTCCCGCCAGGAGTACTGGCGCAAGGGCGACACGTCGGGTCACGCGCAGTACGTGCGCGGCGCCCGGCTGGACTGCGACGGCGACACCCTGCTGATCGCCGTCGAGCAGATCGGTGCCGCCTGCCACACCGGCGATCACACCTGCTTCGACGCCGACGACCTCTCTCCCGTCGTCGCCTTCGCACCGCTCGATCACGGCGGCGACCCGTCGTGA